A window of the Thalassospira indica genome harbors these coding sequences:
- a CDS encoding methyl-accepting chemotaxis protein — MKRISVKLPTIIAGLILLTALSAGGILSFELWVTQKTEVQNKLLALTDARKESIQSYLTSIEEDLIIEADSGFTRDALNAFSRSWEQLDGNPMATLQNLYITENSHPLGEKHLLTDAGDGSDWSQAHRTYHPHFREFLELKGYYDIFLIRADGELVYSVFKEADFATNVKTGEWAETDLGRVFRDTLALNSPKDIAFTDFSPYAPSADAPASFIAHQVRSEAGELLGVIAFQMPISRINSIMNASVGMGESGETYIVGEDGLMRSDSRFSEESTILKTRVNEDATRDALAGNSGIHEIVDYRGVPVISAYMPIQFNGVDWIVLGEIDTAEAFAPVYRALMIAAVIVGLLAVLGIAASILFARSVTQPIKKIVGNLGTLADGKLDTEVFGTDRPDEIGDIAKATEVFKKNMIRAKELEAEAEQAKVQAAKEKREQMNKLADAFQDNVGTIVKVVASAATELEATAQGLTAIMEQTNAQATSVSNASGLASTNVETVASACEEMAASIREISAQVQNATNITTRATETASSTRETANGLAGAVREISSVVELIQDIAEQTNLLALNATIEAARAGDAGKGFVVVAQEVKNLANQTARATENITAQIEKVQGITNTMVTAVDEISDVIENNKQSSTVISAAVEQQDAATNEISHNIALAANGTQEVTNAIGDVTKAANEGSHSATQVLASAQELSKSAARLGKEVDSFIATVRAA, encoded by the coding sequence ATGAAACGTATTTCGGTGAAGCTACCGACGATCATTGCAGGCCTGATCCTGCTGACGGCACTGAGCGCTGGCGGAATTTTATCCTTTGAACTTTGGGTCACCCAGAAAACCGAGGTGCAGAACAAGCTTCTGGCGCTTACGGATGCACGCAAAGAGTCGATCCAGTCCTACCTGACATCGATTGAAGAAGACCTGATCATCGAGGCAGACAGTGGCTTTACCCGAGATGCACTAAACGCTTTTTCCCGAAGCTGGGAACAGCTGGATGGTAACCCGATGGCCACCCTGCAAAATCTTTACATCACCGAAAACAGCCACCCGCTTGGCGAAAAGCATCTGCTGACCGATGCCGGGGATGGATCGGACTGGAGCCAGGCCCACCGGACCTATCACCCGCATTTCCGCGAGTTTCTTGAACTCAAAGGCTATTACGACATCTTCCTGATCCGTGCCGACGGGGAGCTTGTCTATTCCGTCTTCAAGGAGGCGGACTTTGCCACCAACGTCAAAACAGGCGAATGGGCGGAGACCGATCTGGGCCGGGTATTTCGCGATACACTGGCGCTGAATTCCCCCAAGGACATCGCCTTTACCGATTTCAGCCCCTATGCACCCAGTGCTGATGCCCCGGCCAGTTTCATCGCCCATCAAGTCCGGTCTGAAGCAGGGGAATTGCTTGGTGTGATTGCCTTCCAGATGCCGATTTCACGCATCAACAGCATCATGAATGCATCGGTTGGTATGGGCGAAAGTGGTGAAACATATATCGTGGGTGAAGACGGATTGATGCGGAGTGACTCCCGGTTTTCCGAAGAAAGCACGATCCTTAAAACCCGTGTGAACGAGGATGCAACCCGCGATGCATTGGCGGGCAATAGTGGCATTCACGAAATTGTTGATTACCGCGGCGTGCCGGTCATTTCGGCCTATATGCCGATCCAGTTTAATGGCGTCGATTGGATTGTTCTGGGCGAGATTGACACTGCCGAGGCATTTGCCCCTGTTTATCGCGCCCTGATGATTGCGGCGGTGATTGTCGGCCTTTTGGCAGTTCTTGGCATCGCGGCGAGTATCCTCTTTGCCCGTTCGGTGACCCAACCGATCAAAAAAATTGTCGGCAATCTTGGCACCCTTGCCGATGGCAAACTTGATACCGAAGTCTTTGGCACCGATCGTCCCGACGAGATTGGCGATATCGCCAAGGCAACGGAAGTCTTTAAAAAGAACATGATCCGCGCCAAGGAACTTGAAGCCGAAGCAGAGCAAGCCAAGGTGCAGGCCGCCAAAGAAAAGCGCGAACAAATGAACAAGTTGGCCGATGCGTTTCAGGACAATGTCGGCACGATTGTCAAAGTTGTGGCATCTGCGGCAACCGAACTGGAAGCAACCGCCCAAGGCCTTACCGCGATCATGGAACAGACCAATGCACAGGCAACGTCTGTGTCAAATGCGTCTGGCCTTGCCAGTACAAATGTCGAAACGGTGGCATCTGCCTGCGAAGAGATGGCCGCATCCATTCGCGAAATCAGCGCGCAGGTCCAGAACGCAACGAATATAACCACCCGGGCCACAGAAACGGCAAGCTCCACCCGCGAAACGGCAAACGGGCTTGCGGGTGCTGTACGCGAAATTTCCAGCGTGGTGGAACTGATTCAGGACATTGCCGAGCAAACCAATCTTCTGGCCCTGAACGCCACCATTGAGGCAGCACGCGCAGGGGATGCCGGCAAGGGGTTTGTCGTTGTCGCACAGGAAGTCAAAAATCTGGCCAACCAGACGGCGCGTGCGACCGAAAACATCACCGCCCAGATCGAAAAAGTACAGGGCATTACCAACACAATGGTCACCGCGGTTGATGAAATCAGCGATGTCATTGAAAACAACAAGCAAAGCTCGACGGTGATTTCAGCAGCAGTTGAACAGCAGGACGCCGCCACGAACGAGATTAGCCATAACATCGCACTGGCCGCCAACGGCACACAGGAAGTGACCAATGCGATTGGCGATGTCACCAAGGCGGCAAACGAAGGAAGCCATTCCGCGACCCAGGTCCTGGCCAGCGCGCAAGAGCTTTCAAAATCGGCCGCCCGCCTTGGCAAAGAAGTCGACAGTTTCATCGCAACGGTTCGCGCCGCCTGA
- a CDS encoding nucleoside deaminase, with the protein MTDTNADQNILARLFSVLEDDILPKTRAGVSGGNKLFGAAILRKDDLSLVIAETNNETENPLWHGEVHCLKRFYEIPADQRPATSELIFLSTHEPCSMCLSAITWAGFDNFYYFFSYEDSRDAFAIPHDLKIMEEVFTLEDGEYNKSNAFWDSHSMMAMVAELPEDQKAAYVTRAKAISDEYDRLSSQYQDSKSDNDIPLN; encoded by the coding sequence ATGACCGATACCAACGCTGATCAGAATATCCTCGCCCGCCTGTTTTCCGTGCTGGAGGACGACATTCTGCCCAAAACCCGTGCCGGCGTATCGGGCGGCAACAAACTGTTTGGTGCGGCGATCCTGCGCAAGGATGACCTTTCGCTGGTCATTGCCGAAACCAACAATGAAACCGAAAATCCGCTGTGGCATGGCGAGGTCCATTGCCTGAAGCGGTTCTATGAAATCCCCGCAGATCAGCGCCCGGCAACATCGGAGCTGATTTTTCTTTCAACGCATGAGCCGTGCTCCATGTGCCTGTCGGCCATCACCTGGGCCGGGTTTGATAATTTCTATTATTTCTTCTCGTATGAAGATTCCCGTGATGCCTTTGCCATTCCCCATGATCTGAAAATCATGGAGGAGGTCTTCACCCTTGAGGACGGCGAATACAACAAATCCAATGCCTTCTGGGATAGCCATTCGATGATGGCCATGGTTGCGGAGCTGCCGGAAGATCAGAAGGCCGCCTATGTGACACGCGCCAAGGCAATTTCAGATGAATATGACCGGTTGTCGTCCCAATATCAGGACAGCAAATCTGATAACGACATCCCGCTGAACTAG